A genomic window from Luteolibacter sp. LG18 includes:
- a CDS encoding choice-of-anchor D domain-containing protein encodes MSLAAGLLSVGFAQTAIAAVGPEIRVTGSSVTINNNDITPSSTDGTDFGSVALGSSAQTRVFYIYNEGTQPLSISSLTVTGAAFALTISSSSTVPAGGASSFEVSYQPTAAGLQTGSVTIGNNDSDENPTTFSIQGFGLAPQVSVAGKGITIANNDTTPSTDDNTDFGSLTVGSDMSRSFSIHNNGDAPLNVSNVQVTGTGFSLDGGFAGAIQPGGTQSFGVRYAPLAAGTTTGTVTVSTNDPNVANYTFQVKGLATQPEIDIQGNSLSVASGDSTPSAGDGTLFSTISNGFPGGVSHFTVRNTGNGNLLLKGITLSDSTNFSADFTGSPAPIVAPGGTAELNVRYVPKSAGTHTSTVTIQNNDLDEGNYVFTVQGTTLGSSMDFGGITNGDNTPDPSDKTGFGNVIVGGPSKTNNFVVSNAGPGVLLITSVDVSPNTHFTFPGTVPMTVPAGSTLQVPIVFSPQAMGLHTAVVTVHTNDTAHEPFTFTVNGTGLQRSLAIGAAGNVVANGDATPSALDGTDYGSIAVDGSQLDHTWPLRNTGNVPLTISSVTSSLPGDFSIVAPYPGAIDGGSSTNLIVRFNPSAIGVRTAVITVVSDDPSSPYTFTVTGRGAPRIGQPIDDPIGPVITECPWDPSIAGDFTGTIIEDDGHGNPGDTIRGGFDSFKLNSDGTFTAKGNVDGLDITLKGKLNPDGSYDGTTKLSDGSTAVVKFRLYQGSDGSNRIIGTLVHNNETLHIDVIRSGAVALPASLTGPYTMVIPGNDAAPPTEPHGDGVGFLTVRIDGSVRCQYIMGDGSTTTRSSKISPRYVWQYQFPIYNGGWKKGYVAGRMVFRDVPGVSDFDGKVFWKKYASSNSQDYYPGGFAVERNCVGAKYTPPAKGSSAMPGLASGADNAEFKIGAAAEGVPAQSLFFTWNKDDTIKSGNSPKVALRVVRSTGSVSGTYTDAISRSKVRVYGAILQKQQLVGGLFKGYQITGFVTIAPKSN; translated from the coding sequence TTGTCCCTGGCCGCGGGACTCTTGTCCGTCGGTTTCGCACAGACGGCGATCGCGGCCGTCGGGCCGGAGATTCGGGTCACCGGCAGCTCGGTGACGATCAATAACAACGACATCACCCCGTCTTCCACGGATGGCACCGATTTCGGTTCGGTGGCGTTGGGCAGTTCCGCCCAGACGCGGGTGTTCTACATCTACAATGAAGGCACCCAGCCGCTGAGCATCTCCTCGCTCACGGTCACCGGTGCGGCCTTCGCTCTCACCATTTCGTCCTCCAGCACCGTGCCTGCGGGTGGTGCCTCCAGCTTCGAGGTCAGCTACCAGCCCACCGCGGCCGGGCTCCAGACGGGCTCCGTGACCATCGGCAACAACGACTCCGACGAGAACCCCACCACGTTCTCGATCCAGGGCTTCGGCCTCGCGCCGCAGGTCAGCGTGGCGGGGAAGGGGATCACCATCGCCAACAACGACACCACCCCGTCCACCGATGACAACACCGACTTCGGTTCGCTCACGGTGGGCAGCGACATGTCGCGCTCGTTCTCGATCCACAACAACGGCGACGCTCCGTTGAACGTCAGCAACGTCCAGGTCACCGGCACCGGTTTCTCGCTGGATGGCGGGTTCGCGGGAGCGATCCAGCCCGGCGGCACCCAGAGCTTCGGCGTGCGGTACGCGCCGCTCGCCGCCGGCACCACCACCGGCACGGTCACCGTTTCCACGAACGATCCCAACGTGGCGAACTACACCTTCCAGGTGAAAGGCCTCGCCACCCAGCCGGAGATCGACATCCAGGGCAACAGCCTCTCGGTCGCCAGCGGTGACAGCACTCCGTCCGCGGGTGATGGTACCTTGTTCTCCACGATTTCCAACGGCTTCCCCGGCGGTGTGTCCCACTTCACCGTGAGGAACACCGGCAACGGCAACCTGCTGTTGAAAGGCATCACCCTTTCGGACAGCACCAACTTCAGTGCCGATTTCACCGGCAGCCCGGCCCCGATCGTGGCACCCGGCGGCACCGCCGAGCTGAACGTCCGCTACGTTCCGAAGTCGGCCGGCACCCACACCTCCACCGTCACGATCCAGAACAACGACTTGGACGAGGGCAACTACGTCTTCACCGTGCAGGGTACCACGCTCGGGTCCTCGATGGACTTCGGCGGCATCACCAACGGCGACAACACTCCCGACCCCTCGGACAAGACCGGCTTCGGCAATGTCATCGTCGGCGGCCCCTCGAAGACGAACAACTTCGTGGTGTCCAACGCCGGCCCCGGCGTCCTGCTCATCACCTCCGTCGATGTCAGCCCGAACACCCACTTCACCTTCCCCGGCACGGTGCCGATGACGGTGCCGGCGGGCAGCACGCTGCAGGTGCCGATCGTGTTCTCGCCCCAGGCGATGGGCCTCCACACCGCCGTGGTCACCGTCCACACCAATGACACCGCCCACGAGCCCTTCACCTTCACGGTGAATGGCACCGGCCTCCAGCGCAGCCTCGCCATCGGCGCGGCGGGCAATGTGGTGGCCAATGGCGACGCCACTCCCTCCGCCCTGGATGGCACCGACTACGGCTCGATCGCCGTGGATGGCAGCCAGCTCGACCACACCTGGCCGCTGCGCAATACCGGCAACGTCCCGCTCACCATCTCGTCCGTCACCTCCAGCCTCCCCGGCGACTTCAGCATCGTGGCCCCGTACCCGGGAGCCATCGACGGCGGCAGCTCCACGAACCTGATCGTGCGTTTCAATCCCTCCGCCATCGGTGTCCGCACCGCGGTGATCACGGTGGTGAGCGATGATCCGTCCTCGCCCTACACCTTCACCGTCACCGGCCGCGGTGCCCCGCGCATCGGCCAGCCGATCGATGACCCGATCGGCCCGGTCATCACCGAGTGCCCGTGGGATCCGTCCATCGCGGGGGATTTCACCGGCACCATCATCGAGGACGATGGCCACGGCAACCCGGGCGACACCATCCGCGGCGGCTTCGACAGCTTCAAGCTGAACTCCGATGGCACCTTCACCGCGAAGGGCAATGTCGACGGCCTCGACATCACCCTGAAGGGCAAGCTCAACCCGGATGGTTCCTACGATGGAACGACGAAGCTCTCCGACGGCAGCACCGCCGTGGTGAAGTTCCGCCTCTACCAGGGCAGCGACGGCTCGAACCGCATCATCGGCACGCTCGTCCACAACAACGAGACGCTCCACATCGACGTGATCCGCTCCGGCGCGGTGGCTCTCCCGGCCTCGCTCACCGGTCCCTACACGATGGTGATCCCGGGCAATGACGCGGCCCCGCCGACCGAGCCGCATGGCGATGGCGTGGGCTTCCTCACCGTCCGCATCGATGGCTCCGTGCGCTGCCAGTACATCATGGGGGATGGTTCCACCACCACCCGTTCCAGCAAGATCAGCCCGCGCTACGTCTGGCAGTACCAGTTCCCGATCTACAATGGCGGTTGGAAGAAGGGCTACGTCGCCGGCCGCATGGTCTTCCGCGATGTGCCGGGTGTCAGCGACTTCGATGGCAAGGTGTTCTGGAAGAAGTATGCCTCCAGCAACAGCCAGGACTACTACCCGGGCGGCTTCGCCGTGGAGCGCAACTGTGTCGGCGCGAAGTACACGCCCCCGGCCAAGGGCAGCTCCGCCATGCCGGGCCTCGCCTCGGGCGCGGACAACGCCGAGTTCAAGATCGGTGCCGCCGCTGAAGGCGTTCCCGCCCAGTCGTTGTTCTTCACCTGGAACAAGGACGATACCATCAAGTCCGGCAACAGCCCGAAGGTCGCGCTGCGCGTGGTCCGTAGCACGGGCAGCGTCTCGGGCACCTACACCGATGCCATCAGCCGCTCGAAGGTCCGCGTCTACGGCGCGATCCTCCAGAAACAGCAGCTTGTCGGCGGTCTCTTCAAGGGCTATCAGATCACCGGCTTCGTGACGATCGCGCCGAAGTCGAACTGA